In a genomic window of Candidatus Caldatribacterium sp.:
- a CDS encoding phosphopentomutase: MALLDGVGAGALPDAHLYGDEGSHTLRNTAQAVGGLSLPHLARLGLGMIDEIPGVPPCSTPLGCYGKMLEQSPGKDTTSGHWEIAGVILDRPFPVYPRGFPKEVVERIEKTIGRPILGNKPASGTVIIEELGVEHLRTGFPIVYTSADSVLQVAAHEEIIPLPELYAMCEKIRAIMTGEHAVARVIARPFRGEPGSFWRTPNRRDFSLPPPRETILDVLSRCGKKVLGIGKIWDIFAGHGVGESIPAKGNKEAFSALQEATGRDDVALVWANFNDFDTLYGHRNNPQGFAQALEDWDRGLGVFLSLLRRDDVLIVTSDHGCDPTTPSTDHSREYALLLVFSPSFPQGKPLEVRKTFADVAATLAELFGVGWRGPGESFATSFVS; this comes from the coding sequence ATTGCGCTCCTTGACGGCGTTGGAGCTGGTGCGCTGCCGGATGCCCATCTCTACGGGGATGAGGGAAGCCACACCTTGCGAAACACTGCTCAAGCAGTGGGTGGACTTTCTCTCCCTCACCTTGCCCGGCTTGGGCTTGGAATGATTGACGAGATTCCGGGAGTTCCCCCTTGTTCCACTCCTTTGGGTTGCTACGGTAAGATGCTCGAGCAGTCCCCGGGAAAGGACACCACAAGCGGCCACTGGGAGATAGCAGGGGTTATCCTCGATCGGCCTTTCCCCGTATACCCCCGGGGCTTCCCAAAGGAAGTGGTGGAGCGCATTGAAAAGACCATTGGACGGCCCATTCTTGGGAACAAACCGGCCTCAGGAACGGTCATCATTGAGGAGCTTGGAGTAGAGCACCTCCGTACCGGCTTTCCCATCGTGTACACTTCAGCGGATAGTGTTCTTCAGGTCGCAGCCCATGAGGAAATCATCCCTTTGCCGGAGCTCTACGCCATGTGCGAGAAGATTCGTGCCATTATGACGGGAGAACATGCTGTGGCCCGGGTTATTGCTCGCCCGTTCCGGGGAGAGCCGGGGTCGTTCTGGCGTACTCCGAACCGCCGGGATTTCTCCCTTCCTCCCCCTCGAGAAACGATTCTTGATGTTCTTTCCCGGTGTGGGAAAAAGGTCCTGGGCATCGGAAAAATATGGGATATCTTTGCAGGACATGGTGTTGGAGAGAGTATCCCTGCTAAGGGGAACAAAGAGGCTTTCTCTGCTCTCCAGGAAGCAACAGGAAGAGATGATGTTGCCCTTGTCTGGGCGAATTTCAACGACTTTGACACCCTCTATGGGCATCGTAACAATCCCCAGGGTTTTGCTCAGGCCCTTGAGGATTGGGACAGAGGACTTGGTGTTTTTCTTTCTCTTCTTCGAAGGGATGACGTCCTCATTGTGACAAGTGATCATGGTTGCGACCCCACAACACCAAGCACCGACCATTCCAGGGAATACGCCCTTCTTCTTGTGTTTTCCCCTTCCTTCCCTCAGGGGAAACCCTTGGAAGTGCGGAAGACCTTTGCCGATGTTGCAGCGACTCTTGCCGAACTTTTCGGAGTTGGTTGGCGTGGTCCGGGGGAAAGCTTTGCTACCTCTTTTGTATCCTGA
- a CDS encoding NUDIX hydrolase — translation MFFPYEGSRIKLSEPEVEKEEVLLSTRVFQVVRRVYQGGIERIFVRHRGAVTIVATTPENKVLLIKQFRAPLGEWLWEIPAGTLEEGEDPLLCAKRELEEETGFHSEEWSYLFPVCLAPGYSSEVIHFFRAKNARPVQGNARLGDEDEVIYYLEASKGEVLDLLGRGVIKDAKTIIGLQYWLGEKM, via the coding sequence GTGTTTTTCCCTTATGAAGGTAGCCGCATCAAGCTTTCAGAGCCAGAGGTTGAGAAGGAGGAAGTCCTCCTCAGCACGAGGGTCTTCCAGGTTGTCCGGAGGGTGTACCAGGGAGGAATAGAGCGCATTTTTGTCCGTCACCGGGGGGCGGTAACTATTGTGGCCACGACCCCTGAAAATAAGGTGCTCCTTATCAAGCAGTTCCGTGCCCCTCTTGGGGAGTGGCTCTGGGAAATTCCTGCAGGAACCCTCGAAGAGGGCGAGGATCCTCTCCTCTGTGCAAAACGAGAACTCGAGGAGGAGACGGGGTTCCACTCGGAGGAATGGTCGTACCTTTTCCCGGTTTGCCTTGCCCCGGGGTACAGCAGTGAGGTCATTCATTTTTTCCGGGCGAAGAATGCCCGTCCTGTTCAGGGGAACGCTCGTCTGGGGGACGAGGACGAGGTTATTTACTATCTGGAGGCTTCGAAGGGAGAAGTTCTCGATCTTCTAGGAAGAGGAGTCATCAAGGATGCCAAGACCATAATAGGCCTCCAGTACTGGCTTGGTGAAAAGATGTGA
- a CDS encoding CBS domain-containing protein, with protein MLVRDRMTREVVTIPSSTTILEAQKIMRESRVRRLPVVDGGRLVGIVTYNDLLEASPSKATTLSRFELTYLLSKMTVAEIMTRNVITVSPDVPIEEAALIMQRNQIGGLPVLEGERVAGIITESDIFEVFVETLGVQEGGTRITLELPQRPGALHEVTGIIKEHGLNILSLATFYEEGKPEYRYVVLRLNTLNPEGVVTGLKEKGVAVKHVWVTPKGENGRVFPL; from the coding sequence ATGCTCGTCCGGGACAGAATGACTCGGGAGGTTGTTACCATTCCCAGTTCGACCACCATTCTCGAGGCTCAGAAGATTATGCGGGAGAGCAGGGTACGGAGGCTTCCGGTGGTCGATGGTGGGAGGCTTGTGGGAATTGTCACCTACAACGATCTTCTCGAGGCTTCGCCTTCGAAGGCAACGACCCTGAGTCGTTTTGAGCTCACCTACCTTTTGAGCAAGATGACTGTGGCCGAAATCATGACCCGGAATGTCATCACCGTGTCCCCTGACGTTCCGATTGAGGAGGCGGCGCTCATCATGCAAAGGAACCAGATTGGGGGATTGCCGGTACTGGAAGGGGAGAGAGTTGCGGGCATCATCACGGAATCGGACATTTTCGAGGTTTTCGTTGAAACCCTTGGTGTCCAGGAGGGGGGAACACGGATTACCCTTGAGCTTCCTCAAAGACCCGGTGCGCTTCACGAGGTAACCGGTATCATCAAAGAACATGGATTGAACATCCTGAGTCTTGCCACTTTCTACGAGGAAGGTAAACCCGAGTACCGCTACGTTGTTCTGCGCCTCAACACCCTCAATCCGGAGGGAGTTGTGACAGGGCTCAAGGAAAAAGGTGTTGCTGTGAAACACGTCTGGGTCACCCCTAAAGGAGAGAATGGTCGTGTTTTTCCCTTATGA
- a CDS encoding 2-oxoacid:acceptor oxidoreductase family protein has product MKHYEILIAGFGGQGILFLGRALAIAGMLEGYEVSWYPSYGPEMRGGTANCTVIISEEEIGATISDHPDICIAMNEPSFHRFTPSVRPGGLLVVNASLVKARCPREDLEVLSVPANDLARIHLDGAEVTNTIVLGALLAKCPVVQRESAEQALAEVLRGKRESLYTLNLKAFEIGWEFVKGEWDLCSSGTE; this is encoded by the coding sequence ATGAAGCACTATGAAATTCTCATTGCCGGTTTTGGGGGGCAGGGGATTCTCTTTCTGGGAAGGGCTTTAGCCATAGCAGGAATGCTCGAAGGGTACGAGGTGAGCTGGTACCCATCCTATGGACCAGAGATGCGGGGAGGAACGGCAAACTGTACCGTGATTATCTCTGAGGAGGAAATTGGCGCTACCATTTCCGATCATCCCGATATCTGCATTGCCATGAATGAACCTTCTTTCCATCGCTTTACTCCCTCTGTTCGTCCCGGAGGGCTTCTGGTGGTGAACGCTTCGCTCGTTAAGGCGCGTTGCCCTCGAGAGGATCTCGAAGTACTCTCTGTCCCGGCGAATGACTTAGCCAGAATTCACCTTGACGGCGCAGAAGTTACGAACACCATTGTCCTTGGAGCTCTCCTTGCCAAGTGCCCCGTGGTGCAGAGAGAAAGCGCAGAGCAGGCCCTTGCTGAGGTCTTGCGGGGGAAGCGGGAAAGCCTTTACACCCTGAACCTTAAGGCTTTTGAAATTGGATGGGAATTCGTGAAGGGGGAATGGGACCTATGCTCGTCCGGGACAGAATGA
- a CDS encoding 2-oxoglutarate oxidoreductase produces the protein MKVVFERPKTLLEKPFTYCPGCHHGLAQRLIAEVIDELGIADRTIGVGPIGCSVYIYEFIDVDFVVGAHGRAPAIATGIKRALPDRVVFSYQGDGDIAAIGTAEIIHVANRGELITAFFVNNAVFGMTGGQMAPTTLVGQKTKTTPLGRKPEVHGFPFRLGECLSVAEGSAYIARVALTRPQFIRQAKECIRRAFLTQIEKKGFSLVEILSPCPTNWGMSPKEAVDWLEQHMIPYFPLGELKVKECLPHEAL, from the coding sequence ATGAAGGTGGTTTTTGAGCGGCCGAAGACACTCCTTGAAAAGCCCTTTACGTACTGTCCTGGGTGCCACCACGGGCTTGCGCAAAGGCTCATTGCCGAAGTTATTGATGAGCTCGGCATTGCTGACCGCACCATTGGGGTGGGACCCATAGGGTGTTCCGTGTACATCTACGAGTTCATCGACGTGGATTTTGTCGTGGGAGCTCATGGAAGGGCTCCGGCAATCGCCACGGGAATCAAAAGAGCCCTTCCTGACCGGGTGGTTTTTTCCTACCAGGGCGATGGGGATATTGCTGCCATTGGGACTGCAGAGATTATCCATGTGGCCAACCGAGGGGAGCTCATCACCGCTTTCTTTGTGAACAACGCCGTCTTTGGCATGACAGGCGGACAGATGGCTCCCACGACGCTTGTGGGGCAAAAGACCAAAACCACGCCTCTTGGAAGGAAACCGGAGGTCCATGGTTTTCCCTTCCGCCTTGGGGAATGCCTGAGTGTTGCCGAAGGCAGTGCGTACATTGCTCGGGTAGCCCTTACCCGTCCCCAGTTCATCCGTCAGGCCAAGGAGTGCATTCGCAGGGCTTTTCTCACCCAGATAGAGAAAAAGGGGTTTTCTCTTGTGGAAATCCTTTCCCCCTGTCCGACAAACTGGGGGATGAGCCCAAAAGAAGCGGTGGATTGGCTTGAACAGCACATGATTCCCTATTTCCCCCTTGGAGAGCTCAAGGTAAAGGAGTGCCTGCCCCATGAAGCACTATGA
- a CDS encoding 3-methyl-2-oxobutanoate dehydrogenase subunit VorB — MEKKILMRGNEAVAEAAVRAGCRLYFGYPITPQNEISEYLSFRLPQVGGVFLQAESEVAAIHMVYGAAATGARVMTSSSGPGISLMQEGLSCIAAAELPCVVVNMSRGGPGVGNIQPAQSDYFQAVKGGGHGDYRLIVLAPSTVQELVDLTYRAFYLADKYRNPVEILGDGMLGQMMEPVVFREPEFPPLPPKDWAVRGKGDGPRKWIVCLDLDPKGLEELNLRLQKKYRKLEEEDVDYATFGNPEPEVLLVGFGTVGRILRSVVREGEKRGLKLALFRPITLFPFPKRALQEWARKARAVLVVEMNLGQMLEDVELAVQGEVPVFFLGHTGGVIPTVEEILEYVCRLLRKGVRV; from the coding sequence ATGGAGAAGAAAATCCTTATGCGGGGGAATGAAGCAGTAGCTGAGGCGGCAGTTCGAGCAGGATGCCGCCTGTACTTTGGGTATCCTATAACTCCTCAAAATGAAATCAGTGAGTACCTCTCTTTTCGCCTTCCTCAGGTTGGGGGTGTTTTCCTGCAGGCCGAAAGCGAAGTCGCCGCAATCCACATGGTGTACGGAGCAGCTGCCACAGGCGCGCGGGTGATGACTTCTTCCTCAGGTCCTGGTATCAGCCTTATGCAGGAGGGCCTTTCCTGCATTGCTGCAGCAGAACTTCCCTGCGTTGTGGTGAATATGAGCCGGGGAGGTCCAGGGGTTGGGAACATTCAGCCGGCGCAGAGCGATTACTTCCAGGCGGTCAAAGGAGGCGGCCACGGAGATTACCGGCTCATCGTTCTTGCGCCTTCCACGGTGCAGGAGCTTGTGGATCTTACCTACCGGGCCTTTTACCTTGCTGATAAGTATCGCAATCCCGTAGAGATTCTCGGGGATGGAATGCTTGGACAGATGATGGAGCCGGTTGTGTTCAGGGAACCTGAATTTCCTCCTCTTCCTCCCAAGGATTGGGCCGTACGGGGAAAGGGAGATGGTCCTCGGAAATGGATTGTGTGCCTGGATCTCGATCCAAAAGGTCTTGAGGAGCTGAACCTGAGGCTGCAGAAGAAGTACCGCAAGCTCGAGGAAGAGGATGTTGATTACGCTACCTTTGGAAATCCGGAACCCGAGGTTCTTCTTGTGGGCTTTGGAACGGTAGGACGCATCTTGAGAAGCGTTGTTCGAGAGGGAGAGAAAAGAGGTTTGAAGCTTGCGCTCTTTCGGCCAATTACCCTCTTCCCCTTCCCGAAGAGGGCACTTCAGGAATGGGCCCGGAAAGCACGGGCAGTTCTTGTGGTGGAGATGAACCTTGGGCAGATGCTTGAGGATGTGGAACTTGCCGTGCAGGGAGAAGTTCCTGTGTTCTTCCTTGGACATACCGGCGGCGTGATTCCTACCGTTGAGGAGATTCTCGAGTACGTTTGCCGCCTCCTGAGGAAGGGGGTGCGGGTATGA
- a CDS encoding 4Fe-4S binding protein, translated as MTPSRVIINREFCKGCALCTYACPKGILVISRDFNSRGYYPVTVQDPEKCIGCGFCAQVCPDVAIAVYRE; from the coding sequence GTGACCCCGTCAAGAGTCATCATCAATCGGGAGTTCTGCAAGGGTTGTGCGCTCTGCACGTATGCCTGTCCGAAAGGGATTCTCGTGATTTCCCGTGATTTCAACTCCCGTGGGTACTACCCCGTAACCGTTCAGGATCCGGAGAAATGTATTGGTTGCGGCTTCTGTGCCCAGGTCTGCCCGGACGTGGCCATTGCCGTGTACAGGGAGTGA
- a CDS encoding AAA family ATPase has product MLRTLVIRDFILVEYQEITFAPGLNVITGETGTGKSLLVNALSLLLGARAREEWVRPGSSKAAVEGCFSLESAEEARRRIEELGIPLETGNFVVLSREFTCEGKSRARINGRPVPLGILRDVASSLVDICGQREHTSFLSPSNMLRVLDFFLSEEGKKVKKEYETRFEERRLLERELALLEKGQEKELADIEEALEEVGRLGFTPEGILALEEEFGRISQAQKYLEAARVFSENVLGEGGILRKLSHIRALFQDLSPEVQEILERVKVELEEALRCVQTMEEAFSFSPERVEVVEQAIAEIERLKRKYRFFTTTEFVKFLEGLEARKRVLEEELHRKRKLEERIELLMRELLLLGGELSAERRRAFEVLKERLMEELKTLALPNATLEILLQRRDSPHPEGIDEVELCVSLNPGVRPLPVLGVASGGELSRIILALKSIASAFWGTPVLVFDEIDQGIGGVTAFGVGDKLKKLARAHQVLCITHLPQIASFADHHLKVEKFYTQDRAWVEVTPLSSREARLEEIARMMGDEGRRAPSLEYAEILMRRAQSGTLEVEQSS; this is encoded by the coding sequence ATGCTGAGGACCTTGGTCATTCGTGATTTTATCCTTGTGGAGTACCAGGAGATAACCTTTGCCCCGGGGCTCAATGTCATCACGGGGGAAACCGGCACCGGAAAATCGCTCCTTGTCAATGCCCTTTCTCTCCTTTTGGGAGCCCGGGCAAGGGAGGAATGGGTTCGTCCGGGAAGCTCAAAGGCAGCTGTAGAAGGCTGTTTCTCTTTGGAAAGCGCCGAAGAGGCGAGACGTAGAATTGAGGAACTCGGTATCCCTCTTGAGACCGGGAATTTTGTGGTTCTCTCCCGGGAGTTTACCTGTGAGGGAAAGAGCCGAGCCCGAATCAACGGGAGACCTGTTCCCCTTGGGATTCTCCGAGATGTGGCCTCAAGTCTTGTGGATATCTGTGGACAGAGGGAGCACACTTCTTTTTTGAGCCCCTCTAACATGCTCCGGGTGCTCGATTTCTTCCTTTCGGAGGAGGGGAAAAAGGTCAAAAAGGAGTATGAGACTCGCTTTGAGGAAAGAAGGCTTCTTGAAAGGGAGCTTGCTCTCCTTGAAAAAGGCCAGGAGAAAGAACTTGCGGATATTGAAGAGGCTCTTGAAGAAGTTGGTCGCTTAGGGTTCACGCCGGAGGGAATTCTTGCCCTTGAAGAGGAATTTGGGCGGATTTCCCAGGCCCAGAAATACCTTGAAGCTGCAAGGGTTTTTTCAGAAAACGTCCTGGGAGAGGGAGGAATACTCAGGAAGCTCTCCCACATTCGCGCTCTCTTTCAGGACCTCTCCCCGGAAGTTCAAGAAATCCTGGAGCGGGTAAAGGTTGAACTTGAAGAGGCACTACGTTGTGTGCAGACTATGGAAGAGGCTTTTTCCTTCTCTCCGGAGAGAGTGGAGGTAGTGGAACAAGCGATAGCTGAAATTGAGCGTTTGAAGAGGAAGTATCGTTTCTTTACGACCACTGAGTTTGTGAAGTTTTTAGAGGGTCTTGAGGCGAGGAAAAGAGTTCTTGAGGAGGAACTCCATCGGAAGAGGAAATTAGAGGAGCGTATAGAGCTTTTGATGCGGGAACTTCTTCTCCTTGGGGGAGAACTTTCTGCGGAACGGCGCCGCGCCTTTGAGGTCCTGAAAGAAAGGCTCATGGAGGAGTTGAAAACCCTTGCCTTGCCGAATGCTACTTTGGAAATCCTTCTCCAGAGAAGGGATTCTCCTCACCCCGAGGGGATTGACGAGGTAGAGCTTTGCGTTTCCCTAAATCCTGGAGTACGTCCCCTTCCGGTTCTCGGTGTGGCCTCGGGAGGAGAACTCTCCCGAATTATTCTCGCTCTCAAGAGTATTGCCTCTGCTTTTTGGGGAACTCCGGTGCTTGTGTTTGATGAAATTGACCAGGGTATTGGAGGCGTTACGGCCTTCGGGGTTGGGGATAAGCTGAAAAAGCTCGCAAGGGCGCACCAGGTCCTGTGTATCACCCATCTGCCGCAGATTGCAAGCTTTGCTGACCATCACCTGAAAGTGGAGAAGTTCTATACTCAGGACCGGGCATGGGTTGAGGTGACACCCCTTTCCTCCCGGGAAGCTCGCCTTGAGGAAATTGCTCGCATGATGGGCGACGAAGGTAGAAGAGCCCCAAGCCTTGAGTATGCCGAAATCCTTATGAGGAGAGCCCAGAGTGGAACTCTTGAAGTCGAGCAGAGTTCTTGA
- a CDS encoding NAD(+)/NADH kinase, with the protein MDVNSVHVFVRRKDSFVIDNAWKFIRLLEKRGINALLVREGEGEILPPDLVLVVGGDGTFLAACHLYAPFGVPLLGVDLGGLGFLAEVSVEEMDKAAEQIASGAFTIEERMMLHCRVTHGDGQEEEDFALNDVVIYRGPFAQMIRLSTYIDGEFLASFPADGLIVASPTGSSAYSLSAGGPVVFPGLELFIVTPICAHTLYARSIVVPPSSCIRVVLESLKEGTMVTLDGQRGYALKRGEYITVYRSPFSARFAHLSPGRPFYALLRNKLSWGMDIRKRVEQEC; encoded by the coding sequence GTGGACGTAAACAGTGTCCATGTGTTCGTGCGAAGGAAAGACAGTTTCGTCATTGATAACGCCTGGAAGTTCATTAGACTCCTCGAGAAACGGGGCATTAATGCCCTTTTGGTAAGGGAAGGGGAAGGGGAAATTCTCCCTCCCGATCTCGTCCTCGTTGTGGGAGGGGATGGAACGTTCCTTGCGGCGTGTCATCTGTACGCCCCTTTTGGGGTTCCCCTTCTTGGGGTGGATCTCGGAGGCCTTGGATTCCTTGCAGAAGTAAGTGTAGAGGAAATGGACAAAGCTGCGGAGCAGATTGCTTCGGGAGCTTTTACCATTGAAGAGCGAATGATGCTTCACTGTCGTGTTACCCATGGAGATGGCCAGGAAGAAGAGGACTTTGCCCTTAACGATGTCGTTATCTACCGTGGTCCCTTTGCCCAGATGATTCGTCTTTCCACGTATATCGACGGAGAGTTTCTGGCCTCTTTTCCAGCTGATGGACTCATCGTTGCCTCCCCCACGGGCTCAAGTGCGTATTCCCTCTCGGCTGGTGGACCAGTGGTATTCCCGGGTCTTGAGCTTTTCATCGTCACACCGATTTGTGCTCATACGCTGTACGCCAGATCTATTGTGGTTCCACCCTCTTCCTGCATCCGTGTGGTTCTTGAATCCCTTAAGGAGGGGACGATGGTGACGCTTGATGGGCAGAGAGGATATGCCCTCAAAAGGGGAGAGTACATTACTGTGTACCGGTCGCCATTTTCTGCGAGGTTCGCCCATCTCTCTCCAGGGCGACCCTTCTACGCCCTTTTGCGGAATAAGCTTTCCTGGGGCATGGATATTCGGAAGCGAGTGGAGCAGGAATGCTGA
- a CDS encoding PD-(D/E)XK nuclease family protein: MNFSVFEVAVLLAFFVAVVVWGTLRIEAWRRRRVLRRSLQRARTLERRAVHFLEEKGFRCVGEQVEKEAFFLVDGRRVPFRVRIDYLLEREGKKYVAEVKTGKQAETPENPSVRRQLLEYALLFAPCSVLFVDGEGGKVHEVSFPWVFSPLKRMRWMWAVFFLGGFLIGRWGKWT; the protein is encoded by the coding sequence ATGAATTTTTCGGTGTTTGAGGTTGCTGTTCTCCTTGCATTTTTTGTTGCGGTTGTCGTCTGGGGCACGCTGCGTATCGAAGCTTGGAGGCGGAGGCGGGTTCTGCGACGTTCCCTGCAGCGGGCCCGGACACTTGAGAGAAGAGCCGTTCACTTTCTTGAAGAGAAAGGCTTTCGCTGCGTGGGAGAGCAGGTTGAGAAGGAGGCCTTCTTCCTGGTCGATGGGCGGAGGGTTCCCTTTCGGGTCCGGATTGATTACCTCCTCGAGCGAGAAGGGAAAAAGTATGTTGCCGAAGTCAAAACAGGAAAGCAGGCAGAGACTCCTGAAAATCCCTCCGTACGGAGACAACTCCTTGAGTACGCGCTCCTTTTTGCTCCCTGCTCGGTGCTCTTTGTGGACGGGGAAGGGGGAAAGGTGCATGAGGTGTCCTTTCCCTGGGTCTTTTCGCCCTTGAAAAGGATGCGATGGATGTGGGCAGTATTTTTCCTGGGGGGATTTCTCATAGGACGATGGGGCAAGTGGACGTAA
- a CDS encoding TlyA family RNA methyltransferase, with protein sequence MNRVRLDVLLTQRGLCESREKAQRLILGGKVRVEGFSGILKPSTLVPEDAPLVLLEPPKYVSRGGEKLEWALRAFQIDPSGLTFADIGASTGGFTDCLLQHGAAKVYAIDVGRGQLHEKLRASPQVVLLEGCNARYLTPEEIGEQVDGVTVDVSFISLRLLWEAIASILKDQGMVIALVKPQFEAGRGKVKRGVVKDPETHREVLETVLGVAEEKGLGLCSLTFSPLLGPRGNIEFFAHLRKGKPSLTGVEKSSIILKVVQSAHEFFGV encoded by the coding sequence ATGAATCGGGTTCGCCTTGATGTTCTTTTGACACAGCGCGGTCTTTGCGAGAGCAGGGAAAAAGCGCAACGTCTCATTCTTGGGGGAAAAGTTCGGGTGGAGGGATTTTCCGGAATCCTCAAGCCCTCAACCCTTGTTCCCGAAGATGCTCCTCTTGTGCTCCTTGAGCCACCAAAGTACGTGAGTCGAGGTGGGGAAAAGCTTGAGTGGGCACTCCGGGCATTTCAGATTGACCCTTCAGGTCTCACTTTTGCCGACATCGGAGCTTCTACCGGGGGTTTCACCGACTGTCTTTTGCAGCATGGAGCCGCAAAGGTCTATGCAATCGATGTAGGGCGAGGGCAACTCCACGAAAAACTCCGTGCTTCCCCTCAGGTTGTGCTCCTTGAAGGGTGCAACGCCCGTTACCTCACCCCTGAGGAGATTGGGGAACAGGTGGATGGGGTGACGGTGGATGTATCCTTCATCTCCCTGAGACTCCTCTGGGAGGCTATAGCTTCCATTTTGAAGGATCAGGGAATGGTTATTGCCCTTGTGAAGCCCCAGTTTGAGGCGGGAAGAGGAAAGGTCAAAAGGGGAGTCGTAAAAGACCCAGAGACCCACAGGGAGGTTCTCGAGACGGTTCTTGGCGTTGCCGAAGAAAAGGGGCTTGGGCTTTGTTCTCTGACCTTTTCTCCTCTTCTTGGTCCCCGGGGGAATATTGAATTCTTCGCGCACCTTCGAAAAGGGAAACCGTCCTTAACGGGGGTAGAAAAAAGCAGTATAATACTAAAAGTGGTGCAGAGCGCGCATGAATTTTTCGGTGTTTGA
- a CDS encoding polyprenyl synthetase family protein has product MSVEELLARNAQLVEEFTREHLPRTGVPQILWDSVVYGATGGKKLRASLLFATAQAYGIPEEKVLPLAAGIEMIHSFSLVHDDLPCMDNDDFRRGKPSLHRAFGEAMGVLAGDALLVEGFRMFVGDRVFLKTFGTRKVTAILQVLLEALGNQGMVGGQVLDLLYQGKEVTEQEVFEIYHRKTARFIQAPILCGGILGGAPRKERNLLARFGLLLGECFQIKDDLLDVTQESARLGKTAGKDLVQGKATLVRVWGIAKAEKIMNDLFERACHILVSLPRDFTTLLALSHFVVTRDR; this is encoded by the coding sequence ATGAGTGTTGAGGAACTCCTTGCAAGAAATGCCCAGCTTGTTGAGGAATTCACAAGGGAGCATCTCCCGCGCACGGGGGTTCCCCAGATTCTCTGGGATTCAGTGGTGTACGGGGCGACCGGAGGGAAAAAGCTCAGAGCTTCACTTCTTTTTGCTACTGCTCAGGCCTATGGTATTCCCGAAGAAAAGGTGCTTCCTTTAGCGGCAGGAATTGAGATGATTCATTCCTTCTCCCTGGTGCACGACGATCTCCCCTGTATGGACAACGACGATTTCCGGAGAGGGAAGCCGAGCCTCCACAGGGCCTTTGGGGAAGCCATGGGAGTTCTTGCTGGGGACGCTCTCCTTGTGGAAGGGTTTCGGATGTTTGTGGGGGATCGGGTGTTTCTTAAGACCTTTGGTACCCGTAAGGTCACCGCTATCTTGCAGGTGCTTCTTGAGGCTCTGGGCAATCAAGGAATGGTTGGTGGACAGGTTCTCGATCTCCTCTACCAGGGTAAGGAGGTAACTGAGCAGGAAGTGTTCGAGATATACCATCGCAAAACTGCCCGTTTCATTCAGGCTCCGATTCTCTGCGGAGGGATTCTCGGAGGCGCCCCCAGAAAGGAGAGGAATCTTCTTGCTCGCTTTGGACTCCTTCTTGGGGAATGTTTCCAGATAAAGGATGACCTCCTCGATGTTACGCAGGAAAGCGCTCGTCTTGGGAAGACTGCGGGAAAGGATTTGGTGCAGGGGAAAGCAACCCTTGTTCGGGTGTGGGGCATAGCAAAGGCAGAAAAAATCATGAACGATCTCTTCGAGAGAGCCTGCCACATTCTTGTCTCTCTGCCTCGGGATTTTACAACGCTTCTTGCTCTATCGCACTTTGTTGTTACCAGGGACCGCTGA
- the nusB gene encoding transcription antitermination factor NusB — protein sequence MRRKARELALRVLFEKDLRRRRVDDILPYVSLPPSWDEDTRNFFLTLVRGVEEKEREIDQLISEVTEEWPLHRMATIDRNILRIATYEIFFLPEVPSSVSINEAVELGKKYGTEESGKFVNGVLGRLVRQLEKSKKA from the coding sequence ATGAGGAGGAAGGCTCGAGAGCTGGCTCTGCGGGTCCTTTTTGAGAAGGATTTGCGTCGGAGAAGGGTTGACGATATTCTCCCTTACGTGTCTTTGCCGCCTTCCTGGGATGAGGATACCCGGAACTTCTTCCTAACCCTGGTTAGGGGAGTTGAGGAGAAGGAGAGGGAAATCGACCAGCTGATTTCAGAAGTGACCGAGGAATGGCCACTCCACCGCATGGCGACTATTGATCGAAACATCCTCCGTATTGCTACGTATGAGATCTTCTTTTTACCTGAAGTACCATCCAGTGTCTCCATCAATGAAGCCGTGGAGTTGGGGAAAAAGTATGGTACGGAGGAGTCTGGAAAGTTTGTGAATGGGGTTTTAGGCCGCTTGGTGCGACAGCTTGAGAAGAGTAAGAAAGCCTAA